A stretch of Cupriavidus necator DNA encodes these proteins:
- a CDS encoding AMP-binding protein, whose product MAIIDYFDRGLRINPRGIAYIQGERSYSFREIGELSCRIANGLLAEGFGRETKGAVWADNDVTAWSCALGLWRAGMAYIPVNGRNAPEENQFILDAFDCEVLFFQEAFASVIETLRPRLPKVRLWVCIDAALPWAPSLSTWSEGQASSAPLIDYDMDDVVTLSATGGTTGAPKGVMNAHRAYQAYFAQFMMAFPYQGDERPVNLAAAPMTHTAGMLSLPCTARGGTVVVLPKPDPAALIGAIAKHRVTELFLPPTVIYRLLDIPGIGKQDFSSLKYFLYGAAPMSVEKLKRSIEVFGPIMAGGYGQTEAPASISYLTPAEHFVGGELASDERLSSVGRPNPLIRVEIMGEHGEVLPQGETGEICVRGDLVMKGYYKAPDKTAEAIVDGWLHTGDIGHLDAEGYLHITDRKKDMIISGGFNVYPSEIEQVIWSHPAVQDCAVIGVPDEKWGEAVKAVVELNAGYEVSADELVALCKQKLGSVKAPKSVEFVAALPRSPVGKVLKKDLREQYWQGQQRKI is encoded by the coding sequence ATGGCAATCATTGATTATTTTGACCGCGGGTTGCGCATCAATCCCCGCGGCATTGCCTATATCCAGGGCGAGCGCAGCTACTCGTTCCGGGAGATTGGCGAGCTTTCCTGCCGCATCGCCAACGGGTTGCTGGCGGAAGGCTTCGGCAGGGAAACCAAGGGAGCGGTCTGGGCAGATAACGACGTGACTGCCTGGAGTTGTGCGCTGGGGCTATGGCGAGCGGGGATGGCGTACATCCCCGTCAACGGGCGCAACGCGCCGGAGGAGAACCAGTTCATTCTTGACGCATTCGACTGCGAAGTGCTGTTCTTCCAGGAAGCGTTCGCATCGGTAATCGAGACGCTGCGTCCCCGACTGCCGAAGGTCAGGCTCTGGGTGTGTATCGATGCCGCGCTGCCGTGGGCGCCGTCGCTGTCTACTTGGAGCGAGGGCCAGGCCTCGAGCGCGCCGCTCATCGATTACGACATGGACGATGTCGTGACCCTTTCGGCAACGGGCGGGACGACCGGAGCACCCAAGGGCGTAATGAACGCGCACCGCGCTTACCAGGCGTACTTCGCGCAGTTCATGATGGCGTTCCCCTACCAGGGGGACGAACGCCCGGTGAATCTCGCCGCCGCGCCGATGACGCATACCGCCGGGATGCTGTCGCTGCCCTGCACTGCGCGCGGCGGTACGGTGGTCGTGCTGCCGAAGCCGGACCCGGCAGCGTTGATCGGTGCGATTGCGAAGCACCGGGTCACGGAGCTCTTCCTGCCGCCGACGGTGATCTACCGGTTGCTGGACATTCCCGGGATCGGGAAACAGGATTTCTCATCGCTCAAGTACTTCCTTTATGGTGCTGCGCCCATGTCGGTAGAGAAGCTCAAGCGCTCTATCGAGGTGTTTGGCCCGATCATGGCCGGCGGCTACGGTCAAACCGAGGCCCCGGCGTCGATCTCCTACCTGACGCCGGCCGAGCATTTTGTCGGCGGCGAACTGGCGTCCGACGAACGGCTATCCTCGGTCGGCCGTCCCAACCCGCTCATCCGTGTGGAGATCATGGGCGAGCACGGCGAGGTTCTGCCGCAAGGCGAGACCGGCGAGATCTGCGTGCGCGGCGACCTCGTCATGAAGGGCTACTACAAGGCGCCCGACAAGACTGCGGAGGCGATCGTCGACGGCTGGCTGCATACCGGCGACATCGGACACCTCGATGCGGAGGGCTACCTCCATATCACCGACCGCAAGAAGGACATGATCATCAGCGGCGGCTTCAACGTCTATCCGAGTGAAATCGAGCAGGTGATCTGGTCCCATCCGGCTGTGCAGGACTGCGCGGTGATCGGCGTGCCGGACGAGAAGTGGGGCGAGGCGGTGAAAGCCGTGGTGGAACTCAATGCGGGCTACGAGGTAAGCGCCGACGAGCTCGTTGCCCTTTGCAAACAGAAGCTCGGCTCGGTCAAAGCGCCGAAGAGCGTGGAATTCGTCGCCGCACTGCCGCGAAGCCCGGTCGGGAAGGTGTTGAAGAAGGATCTGAGAGAACAGTACTGGCAAGGACAGCAACGCAAGATCTGA
- a CDS encoding saccharopine dehydrogenase family protein: protein MAKHPVVVYGASGYTGMLIMDWLIDQGIPFTAVARNAGRAKEMMAQRVVRLESANYELIEAEHDVDALVNAFRGARVVCNTVGPFSTVGLVGVEAALKAGCHYLDTTGEQPHIRRARDQFGDLYRQAGLLLSPSNAYMYTFAEIAAELALETPGVDALETATLARGPRSGGAGVSVGSTATIFEGYRHEACYLWEKKLVPYAADASFNVVDPAFMQPVFCLPWGGTSLPVYFENDPRVRSCISSVGFYDNNAMQTVHALGKKWEAEYKHLPREQQDAVLKQIVDSTTPAMPPRERTTLQRTVDFAIGRGQVASVRATVHGTTPYIATGAIQTAGVIKLLDGDTAKVGFASGSKAFGHRYLLGFLEQRGLARATVSHL, encoded by the coding sequence ATGGCAAAGCACCCCGTCGTCGTCTATGGCGCAAGCGGCTACACCGGCATGTTGATCATGGACTGGCTGATCGACCAGGGCATCCCTTTTACGGCCGTGGCGCGCAACGCAGGCCGGGCGAAGGAAATGATGGCACAGCGTGTCGTGCGCCTGGAATCGGCAAACTATGAACTCATCGAGGCGGAACATGACGTCGATGCCCTGGTGAATGCATTCCGCGGCGCGAGGGTGGTATGCAACACCGTCGGGCCATTCTCCACGGTCGGGCTCGTTGGCGTCGAAGCGGCGCTCAAGGCGGGATGCCATTACCTCGACACCACGGGCGAGCAGCCGCACATCCGCCGGGCGCGCGATCAATTCGGCGACCTGTACCGGCAGGCCGGGCTGCTGCTGTCGCCGTCCAATGCCTACATGTACACGTTCGCCGAGATTGCCGCGGAGCTGGCGCTGGAGACACCCGGCGTCGATGCCCTGGAAACCGCGACGTTGGCGCGCGGCCCGCGTAGCGGCGGTGCCGGCGTGAGCGTGGGTTCGACCGCGACGATCTTTGAAGGCTATCGCCACGAGGCTTGCTACCTCTGGGAGAAGAAGCTGGTGCCATATGCGGCGGATGCGTCGTTCAATGTGGTCGATCCTGCCTTCATGCAACCGGTGTTCTGTCTGCCGTGGGGCGGTACGTCGCTGCCGGTCTACTTCGAAAACGATCCGCGCGTACGCAGCTGCATCTCCAGTGTCGGTTTTTACGACAACAACGCGATGCAGACAGTGCATGCGCTGGGCAAGAAGTGGGAAGCAGAGTACAAGCACCTGCCCCGCGAGCAGCAGGACGCGGTGCTGAAGCAGATCGTTGATTCGACCACGCCGGCCATGCCGCCAAGGGAACGCACTACGCTGCAGCGCACCGTCGATTTCGCCATCGGCCGCGGTCAGGTCGCTTCGGTGCGGGCGACCGTGCATGGGACCACGCCATACATCGCCACCGGGGCTATCCAGACGGCAGGCGTCATCAAACTACTCGACGGCGACACCGCAAAGGTCGGCTTCGCATCCGGCTCGAAGGCCTTCGGACACCGCTACCTGCTCGGCTTCCTCGAGCAGCGCGGGCTGGCTCGTGCGACGGTTTCGCATCTGTAA
- a CDS encoding acyl-CoA dehydrogenase family protein: MIRLHKTAALPVVGLTGFETPLSEEENAIQQTVHRFARDVLRPIGRELDRMAPEDVIAAGSPYWTAMMESAKLGLDPQLIAQFPPEVAVRIESLIGEELGWGDSGLAVSLGAATMPLTMAQSLGNQELIEMCTGKIGCWMNTQPDRGSDAAILYREELSAGGKQPVGNVTARVGADEIVINGQSSAWVSNGSVAQVALAYMAADYGDGFHGTDEHGAFTNGIGLILPLDLPGISRGKPLDKIGQRALPQGEIYFDNVRVPKRFAIALKDEYLGNLASTWSFAGTHMCQVFVGAARAAFELALAYCHERKQGGALLLEHQMTQLRVGEMLRRLEMARAIARRSLAFARLSPQSHPYATAQAKVSVTEEAMKITHEAFQLFGGNGTTREFPIEKLFRDARSALIEDGENYVLTSRLGVLAGRLYQNGWARE; encoded by the coding sequence ATGATTCGATTGCACAAGACCGCGGCGTTGCCGGTAGTTGGCCTGACCGGATTCGAGACGCCGCTGAGCGAAGAGGAAAACGCGATTCAGCAGACGGTTCATCGCTTTGCGCGCGATGTGCTGCGGCCGATCGGCAGGGAGCTTGACCGCATGGCGCCCGAGGACGTCATCGCTGCGGGTTCTCCGTACTGGACGGCGATGATGGAGAGCGCGAAGCTCGGGCTCGATCCGCAACTCATCGCGCAGTTCCCGCCGGAGGTCGCGGTGCGCATCGAGTCCCTGATCGGCGAAGAGCTGGGCTGGGGGGATTCGGGTCTGGCCGTTTCGCTCGGCGCTGCGACCATGCCGCTGACGATGGCGCAGTCGCTCGGCAATCAGGAACTGATCGAGATGTGCACTGGAAAGATCGGTTGCTGGATGAATACGCAGCCTGACCGTGGCTCCGATGCCGCGATCCTCTACCGCGAAGAGCTGAGCGCAGGCGGAAAGCAGCCGGTTGGCAACGTGACCGCCAGGGTCGGTGCCGACGAGATCGTCATCAACGGGCAGAGCTCGGCATGGGTGTCGAACGGGTCGGTGGCACAGGTGGCGCTCGCCTACATGGCGGCGGACTATGGCGACGGGTTCCACGGGACGGATGAGCACGGCGCGTTCACCAACGGCATCGGCCTGATCCTGCCGCTCGACCTGCCTGGCATTTCGCGCGGCAAACCGCTGGACAAGATCGGCCAGCGTGCGTTGCCCCAGGGCGAGATCTATTTTGATAACGTCAGGGTGCCCAAGCGCTTCGCCATCGCGCTGAAGGATGAGTACCTCGGAAACCTGGCTTCTACATGGTCGTTCGCAGGTACTCACATGTGCCAGGTCTTTGTCGGTGCGGCCCGCGCCGCGTTCGAACTTGCGCTTGCCTATTGCCATGAGCGCAAGCAGGGCGGGGCGCTGCTGCTGGAACACCAGATGACCCAGTTGCGCGTGGGCGAGATGCTGCGCCGGCTCGAGATGGCACGGGCCATCGCCCGGCGCAGCCTGGCGTTCGCGCGACTGTCTCCGCAGAGCCACCCTTATGCGACCGCGCAGGCCAAGGTCAGCGTAACCGAGGAGGCCATGAAGATCACGCACGAGGCATTTCAGCTCTTCGGCGGCAACGGCACGACGCGCGAGTTCCCGATCGAGAAGTTGTTCCGCGACGCGCGCTCGGCGCTGATCGAGGACGGCGAGAACTACGTGCTCACGTCGCGGTTGGGCGTGCTGGCCGGGCGCCTCTACCAGAATGGGTGGGCGCGGGAGTAG
- a CDS encoding WD40/YVTN/BNR-like repeat-containing protein, whose amino-acid sequence MNLHRFLPVVAIALGVVCPSRAVETAAAAPWPTLEPARQVSNAVAAPLLASARAGNRVVAVGDHGVILLSDDGIKFRQARMVPVRSLLTSVQFIDARRGYAAGHDGVVLGTQDGGETWMLLRAERGAEQPILSLYFDSPEHGIAVGLYGWAIETRDAGRTWSEIKVEAGENADRHLLHMFGSGRGSLFIAGEGGTIFRSADRGKSWQASTTGDNGSLWYGHSLPDGSLLVCGMRGHLYRSSDDGKTWQRVDSHTTQSLTGIAELADGRIVVVGMAGTVLDSKDGGKTFSVTQRAGQESLTAVLANGSRPLLMSMAGPLQDDGPDRR is encoded by the coding sequence ATGAACCTGCACCGATTTTTACCTGTTGTCGCGATCGCCTTGGGCGTGGTGTGCCCGTCGCGGGCGGTGGAGACCGCTGCCGCAGCTCCGTGGCCGACCCTGGAGCCGGCCCGGCAGGTGTCCAATGCGGTCGCCGCACCGCTGCTGGCGTCTGCGCGTGCCGGCAACCGCGTGGTCGCCGTCGGCGACCACGGCGTCATCCTCCTTTCTGATGACGGCATCAAGTTCCGGCAAGCAAGGATGGTGCCGGTCCGCTCGCTGCTGACTTCCGTTCAGTTCATCGATGCGCGGCGCGGCTATGCGGCGGGGCACGATGGCGTTGTGCTTGGCACACAGGATGGCGGCGAGACGTGGATGCTCTTGCGTGCCGAGCGGGGCGCAGAGCAGCCGATCCTTTCGCTCTACTTCGACAGTCCGGAGCATGGCATCGCCGTAGGGCTGTACGGCTGGGCTATCGAAACACGCGATGCCGGCCGGACCTGGTCCGAGATCAAGGTGGAGGCGGGTGAAAACGCGGACCGTCACCTACTGCACATGTTCGGATCCGGCCGCGGATCGCTCTTCATCGCTGGCGAAGGCGGCACCATCTTCCGCTCCGCCGACAGAGGCAAGTCGTGGCAGGCGTCGACCACTGGCGACAACGGCTCGCTGTGGTACGGGCACTCACTTCCCGACGGCTCTCTTCTGGTCTGCGGCATGCGAGGACACCTGTACCGCAGCAGCGACGACGGTAAGACATGGCAGCGCGTGGACTCGCATACCACCCAATCGCTGACCGGGATCGCGGAGCTTGCTGACGGCCGCATCGTCGTCGTCGGCATGGCCGGGACCGTACTCGACAGCAAGGACGGCGGCAAGACGTTCTCGGTTACGCAGCGCGCAGGGCAGGAGTCCCTGACTGCAGTGCTAGCGAACGGTTCGCGGCCGCTGCTGATGTCAATGGCGGGTCCGTTGCAGGACGACGGCCCGGACAGGCGATAG
- a CDS encoding thiolase family protein yields MSNIYIAGIAMTIFGRHFDMSIEGLAGAALRGALQDAGCSADAIGAAFYAGITNGQLQGQLSIPGQVVFSKVGIEGIPVFNVENACASGSTAVHLAVQHLRAGSCDVALALGAEKMNVADKSRSFALFDAGWDVSRVEENFATLAKLGEGIEPPPGSESDRPYSRFMKIYAALCRYHMKTYGTTQRQIAAISAKNHGHSVHNPHSQFRQAFTVEEVLAAPPITYPITLPMCAPVSDGAAAAILCTEEGLRRIGADRSRCIRIAASVIRSFSHRRIDEPEKNIGRLAALQAYEQAGLGSEDIDVAEVHDASAMGEIIQAENLGLVPLGEGGPAAERGEFTLGGRIPINTSGGLESKGHPLGATGIGQLYELVTQLRGEAGARQVGGARHAIQENGGGLQGVEEAALAIHILSKE; encoded by the coding sequence ATGAGCAACATTTACATCGCCGGCATCGCAATGACCATCTTCGGCCGGCATTTCGACATGAGCATCGAGGGACTCGCCGGTGCCGCGCTACGCGGCGCCTTGCAGGACGCCGGCTGTAGTGCCGACGCCATCGGTGCGGCCTTCTACGCCGGCATCACCAATGGCCAGCTTCAGGGGCAGTTGTCGATCCCTGGCCAGGTCGTATTCAGCAAGGTCGGTATCGAAGGCATTCCTGTGTTCAACGTCGAAAATGCCTGCGCGTCCGGCAGCACGGCGGTGCACCTTGCAGTACAGCACCTCAGGGCAGGCAGCTGCGACGTCGCGCTGGCACTTGGCGCGGAGAAGATGAACGTCGCTGACAAGTCGAGGTCGTTCGCCTTGTTCGACGCGGGATGGGACGTATCCCGCGTCGAGGAAAACTTCGCGACGCTGGCGAAGCTGGGGGAAGGCATCGAGCCGCCGCCGGGATCGGAATCCGACCGGCCCTATAGCCGCTTCATGAAGATCTATGCCGCCCTGTGCCGGTATCACATGAAGACCTACGGCACGACACAGCGCCAGATTGCGGCTATATCGGCGAAGAATCACGGGCATTCGGTGCACAACCCGCATTCGCAGTTCCGCCAGGCTTTTACGGTCGAAGAGGTGCTCGCCGCGCCGCCGATCACCTATCCGATCACGCTGCCGATGTGCGCGCCGGTCTCGGACGGTGCAGCGGCGGCAATCCTCTGCACGGAAGAGGGTCTGCGGCGCATCGGCGCCGATCGCAGTCGTTGCATCCGGATCGCGGCGAGCGTGATCCGCAGCTTTTCGCATCGGCGCATCGACGAGCCGGAGAAGAACATCGGCCGCCTCGCCGCGCTTCAGGCTTATGAGCAGGCCGGCCTGGGCTCTGAGGATATCGACGTGGCCGAGGTACACGATGCCTCGGCGATGGGCGAGATCATCCAGGCCGAAAACCTTGGGCTGGTGCCGCTGGGGGAGGGTGGGCCGGCTGCGGAGCGCGGGGAATTTACACTCGGCGGGCGCATTCCGATCAACACGTCTGGCGGCCTTGAATCCAAGGGCCATCCACTGGGTGCGACAGGTATCGGCCAGCTCTACGAACTGGTCACCCAACTGCGTGGAGAAGCAGGGGCGCGGCAGGTAGGCGGCGCGCGTCACGCGATTCAGGAGAACGGTGGCGGCTTGCAGGGCGTCGAAGAGGCTGCGCTTGCAATCCATATTTTGAGCAAGGAGTGA
- a CDS encoding TetR/AcrR family transcriptional regulator gives MEQRTPRKRRASSAAATGADPDSLRAQGLRTRNAIVRVARKLLLEGGSLEFSLRAVALGAGISISNLQYYFPTRQAVLRAIMAPIIDAYLEDLKRALDSRVTPRESLNALLDKALSDARNVKDSALWWHFVSLASTDPECARMFEEWYDTLTRGIAELVRAINPELKTADSLHAASLLIALADGLALQVGAGRRKRDSRGLDAAYRTAVEQIIFKERSTEMAG, from the coding sequence ATGGAGCAGCGCACCCCCAGGAAGCGGCGTGCATCGAGCGCAGCCGCCACAGGAGCCGACCCCGACAGCTTGCGAGCCCAGGGCTTGCGCACGCGCAATGCCATCGTTCGCGTTGCCAGAAAGCTGTTGCTCGAGGGCGGCAGCCTGGAATTCTCGCTGCGTGCCGTCGCCCTCGGCGCCGGGATTAGCATCAGCAATCTCCAGTACTACTTTCCCACCCGGCAGGCCGTCCTGCGGGCGATCATGGCGCCGATTATCGACGCCTATCTCGAAGACCTGAAGCGCGCGCTGGACAGCCGCGTCACGCCGCGCGAGTCGCTCAACGCACTGCTGGATAAGGCGCTCAGCGACGCGAGGAATGTCAAGGACTCGGCGCTGTGGTGGCACTTCGTTTCGCTGGCATCGACCGATCCCGAGTGCGCGCGGATGTTTGAGGAGTGGTATGACACGCTGACGCGCGGCATTGCGGAACTGGTGCGGGCGATCAATCCGGAACTGAAAACGGCAGACAGCCTGCACGCTGCCTCGTTGCTGATTGCGCTGGCCGACGGACTGGCGCTGCAGGTCGGCGCGGGGCGTCGCAAGCGTGACTCGCGCGGGCTCGATGCGGCATATCGGACCGCTGTCGAGCAGATCATATTCAAGGAGCGGTCAACCGAAATGGCCGGCTAG
- a CDS encoding efflux RND transporter permease subunit translates to MLSRLITRLEAALFGHRLPFLLALAGFTALMGVLGAKLHLEAGFEKQLPQGHEYIKTFEQFRDKLFGANRLTIAVHARKGDVWNAAALTQVLKVTEAVTYLPGVDRTSVTSLWTPNVFFTEITEDGFRAEAVAGGDIVPEKLSADVIGKMRQRTMAGGHVGTLVARDQSSALITAELADVDPRTGKKLDYIQFNRLLEEKIRRPFENDQVEIEIIGFAKQIGDIADRGADVTRFFGIAFLLTGLAVYWYCRSVRLTLLPLGCSLVSLVWQFGTLHLLGYGLDPLAILVPFLVFAIGVSHGIQQINFIVREVAQGTDSAIAARRSFTGLLIPGSLALITALASFVTLILIPIPMIRELAITAAIGVGYKIVTNLMMLPVAASYFRFTPEFAKRALARRESHSGWLGAVARIAQPRNALIVTVAGAVVFGLAFWQSQDRHVGSLQAGAPELRADSRYNLDVAAIVSRFDVGLDWLTVVFEATPDRHGEVCSRADEFLFVDDFAWRMGSVPGVVSTDSLAAQLKLYNAGMNEGSPKMATVTRDPRGLGSQFQGVNNRIAGLSSSDCRVQGVNLYLPDHRATTIKTVVAAVKQFRESNRLDGVTVRLASGNAGVQAATNEVLEASELPMMLYVYAAILILVFLVYRDWRAMVACCLPLTVATWIGYWFMKELEIGLTVATLPVMVLAVGIGVDYAFYIYNRLQVQLANGLAFTDALAVALKETGLATVFTAITLSVGVATWMFSSLKFQADMGALLTFMFLVNMVMAITLLPAFAAVLEKFFPRRGPVRMPEILKH, encoded by the coding sequence ATGCTTTCACGCTTGATAACCCGTCTGGAAGCGGCCCTGTTCGGGCACCGCCTTCCTTTCCTGCTCGCACTGGCAGGATTCACCGCCTTGATGGGCGTGCTCGGCGCGAAGCTGCACCTCGAAGCCGGCTTCGAGAAGCAGTTGCCGCAAGGCCACGAGTACATCAAGACCTTCGAGCAGTTCCGCGACAAGCTCTTCGGTGCCAACCGGCTGACCATTGCCGTGCATGCCCGCAAGGGCGATGTCTGGAATGCGGCGGCGCTTACGCAGGTCCTCAAGGTGACCGAGGCCGTCACCTATCTTCCGGGCGTAGATCGCACCAGCGTGACGTCGCTGTGGACACCGAATGTCTTCTTCACCGAGATCACCGAGGACGGCTTCCGGGCAGAGGCGGTGGCAGGCGGGGATATCGTGCCGGAAAAGCTCTCCGCCGATGTCATCGGCAAGATGCGTCAGCGCACCATGGCCGGCGGCCATGTCGGGACCCTGGTCGCACGCGACCAGTCCAGCGCCCTGATCACCGCCGAACTGGCCGACGTCGATCCCCGCACGGGCAAGAAGCTCGACTATATCCAGTTCAACCGGCTGCTCGAGGAAAAGATCCGGCGCCCGTTCGAGAACGACCAGGTCGAGATCGAGATCATCGGCTTCGCCAAGCAGATCGGCGACATTGCCGACCGCGGAGCGGACGTGACGCGCTTCTTCGGCATCGCCTTCCTGCTCACCGGGCTGGCGGTCTACTGGTACTGCCGGTCGGTGCGCCTGACCCTGCTGCCGCTCGGCTGCTCGCTCGTGTCCTTGGTCTGGCAGTTCGGCACGCTGCACCTGCTGGGCTATGGGCTTGACCCGCTCGCCATCCTGGTGCCGTTCCTGGTGTTCGCGATCGGTGTCTCACACGGTATCCAGCAGATCAACTTTATCGTCCGCGAGGTCGCCCAGGGTACCGACTCCGCCATTGCCGCCCGGCGCAGCTTCACCGGCCTGCTGATTCCCGGATCGCTGGCGCTGATCACCGCGCTGGCGAGCTTCGTCACGCTTATTCTCATCCCGATCCCGATGATCCGAGAACTGGCGATCACCGCGGCCATCGGCGTGGGCTACAAGATCGTCACCAACCTGATGATGTTGCCGGTGGCGGCGTCGTACTTCCGGTTCACGCCTGAGTTCGCGAAACGGGCGCTGGCGCGGCGCGAGAGTCATAGCGGATGGCTGGGGGCGGTGGCCCGGATCGCCCAGCCGCGGAACGCACTGATCGTGACCGTCGCCGGCGCAGTGGTTTTCGGCCTTGCGTTCTGGCAGAGCCAGGACAGGCACGTGGGCAGTCTCCAGGCCGGGGCGCCGGAATTGCGCGCGGATTCCCGCTACAACCTGGACGTCGCCGCGATCGTCAGCCGCTTCGACGTCGGCCTGGACTGGCTCACCGTGGTGTTCGAGGCCACGCCCGATCGCCATGGCGAGGTTTGCTCCCGCGCCGACGAGTTCCTGTTCGTCGACGACTTCGCCTGGCGCATGGGCAGCGTACCCGGCGTGGTGTCCACCGATTCGCTGGCCGCCCAGCTCAAACTCTACAACGCCGGCATGAACGAAGGCAGTCCGAAGATGGCCACCGTGACGCGGGACCCCCGCGGGCTCGGCTCGCAGTTCCAGGGCGTGAACAACCGCATCGCCGGGCTTTCGTCGAGCGACTGCCGAGTACAAGGCGTCAACCTTTATCTGCCCGATCACCGCGCCACGACGATCAAGACCGTGGTGGCGGCGGTCAAGCAGTTCCGCGAGTCCAACCGGCTTGATGGCGTCACGGTCAGGCTGGCAAGCGGCAATGCTGGCGTCCAGGCAGCCACGAATGAAGTGCTGGAGGCCAGCGAGTTGCCGATGATGCTGTACGTCTACGCCGCCATCCTCATTCTGGTCTTCCTTGTGTATCGGGACTGGCGGGCGATGGTTGCGTGCTGCCTGCCGCTGACCGTGGCCACGTGGATTGGCTACTGGTTCATGAAGGAGCTTGAGATCGGCCTGACCGTGGCGACGCTGCCGGTGATGGTGCTCGCGGTCGGCATCGGCGTGGACTACGCCTTCTACATCTACAACCGCCTGCAGGTACAACTGGCAAACGGTCTTGCGTTCACCGACGCGCTTGCGGTCGCGCTGAAGGAGACAGGGCTGGCGACCGTGTTCACGGCCATTACGCTCTCGGTCGGTGTGGCGACCTGGATGTTCTCGAGCCTTAAATTCCAGGCCGACATGGGAGCTCTGCTGACCTTCATGTTCCTCGTCAACATGGTCATGGCCATCACCCTCCTGCCCGCGTTCGCGGCGGTGCTGGAGAAGTTCTTTCCCCGGCGCGGCCCAGTGCGCATGCCGGAAATCCTGAAGCACTGA
- a CDS encoding NAD(P)/FAD-dependent oxidoreductase — MDGFNWQGGQAYRPLGGWVERPDDLQPQLDGDVSADVVVAGGGFAGLSTALELAARGAKVIVLEREFAGFGASGRNAGYLAGGQGLEYDLFLKRVGHQQAREIVRFYDEGVDYVERKLAEYAIDCDYNASGIIRAGVHPSQERKLRKSMRTGVQLGSPGEFLDYAAMRARGIPPAFLFGCHVPRGGTLDPGKYVLGLRRAALRAGVKLYENTPVLSWDEGPTVRVRTAKGSASAPFLVLATNAYTPQLGLLRNKVMPLRVSAIETEPLSSAQLASLGWPRREGIVTSHWTMESHRLTARNTLVLTTKRLRYIYGAQTPNVPDEASYRALARALHERFPMLGGVAIRSCWSGYISLAYDALPVVGAAGADRNILYTAGCSGHGVGTQSLMGLLLAERIRGAEHPLLSALHHRTPSTLPEPLQWCAVNSALGVANMMDDRVNRKARYAARS; from the coding sequence ATGGACGGGTTCAACTGGCAAGGCGGACAGGCGTATCGGCCACTTGGAGGCTGGGTGGAGCGGCCAGATGACCTGCAGCCGCAACTCGACGGTGACGTCAGCGCGGATGTGGTCGTTGCCGGGGGCGGCTTTGCCGGACTGTCCACCGCGCTGGAGCTTGCCGCGCGCGGGGCAAAGGTGATCGTCCTCGAACGCGAGTTCGCCGGGTTCGGCGCGAGCGGGCGCAACGCGGGCTATCTTGCGGGTGGGCAGGGGTTGGAGTACGACCTGTTTCTCAAGCGCGTGGGACACCAGCAGGCCAGGGAAATCGTGCGCTTCTACGATGAAGGCGTCGACTACGTGGAGCGCAAGCTTGCAGAGTACGCGATCGACTGCGACTACAACGCCTCGGGCATCATCCGCGCGGGCGTCCATCCGTCCCAGGAAAGGAAGCTGCGCAAGAGCATGCGTACCGGCGTGCAACTTGGCTCTCCCGGGGAGTTTCTGGACTACGCCGCGATGCGGGCACGGGGCATCCCGCCGGCGTTCCTGTTCGGATGTCATGTCCCTCGTGGCGGTACGCTCGATCCCGGCAAGTATGTTCTGGGGCTGCGGCGCGCGGCGCTGCGCGCGGGCGTGAAGCTCTATGAGAACACGCCGGTGCTGTCCTGGGACGAAGGTCCCACCGTCCGGGTGCGGACCGCGAAGGGCAGCGCGAGCGCGCCGTTCCTGGTGCTTGCAACCAACGCCTATACGCCGCAACTTGGCTTGCTGCGGAACAAGGTAATGCCGCTGCGGGTGTCGGCAATCGAGACTGAGCCATTGTCCTCGGCGCAACTGGCGTCGCTTGGCTGGCCACGGCGCGAAGGCATCGTGACGTCGCACTGGACCATGGAAAGCCATCGGCTGACGGCGCGCAATACGCTTGTTCTGACGACGAAGCGGTTGCGCTACATCTATGGTGCGCAGACACCGAACGTGCCGGACGAAGCGTCCTACCGTGCCCTGGCCAGGGCGCTGCATGAGCGGTTTCCCATGCTGGGAGGGGTCGCCATCCGGTCATGCTGGAGCGGGTACATCAGCCTTGCCTACGATGCGCTGCCCGTGGTCGGCGCGGCGGGTGCTGACCGCAACATCCTTTATACCGCCGGGTGTTCCGGGCATGGCGTAGGTACCCAGTCGTTGATGGGACTGCTGCTGGCCGAACGGATACGTGGCGCGGAGCATCCGCTACTCTCGGCGTTGCACCACAGGACGCCGTCGACGCTGCCCGAACCGCTGCAATGGTGCGCCGTCAATTCCGCGCTGGGCGTGGCCAACATGATGGACGATCGGGTGAACCGCAAGGCACGCTACGCAGCGCGGTCGTAG